One window of Nocardia nova SH22a genomic DNA carries:
- a CDS encoding GMC oxidoreductase, which yields MNHYDVLIIGSGFGGSVSALRLSEKGYRVGVLEQGRRWKPEDFPDTDWDVRNTNWAPKLGCTGPQQITALNDTVVLSAVGVGGGSLIYGNTLYEPLDQFFTDPQWAHITDWRSELAPYYDQAKRMLGVAPNPRVTAADEAFREVAEELGVADTFHLTNVGVFFGEPGVTVDDPFFGGVGPRRAGCIECARCFLGCPHNSKNTLETNYLYLAEQAGATIHPLTTVTQVSPRSGGGYAVETTDTVRARRRIRKARTTFTADQVIFSAAALGTQRLLHKFRDNGSLPDISPRLGELTRTNSESILVATARDRDDFANGVVITSSIHPEPDTHIEAFRRSTGSGAMFGMATPLVDGGAHRLRRWLVMNLRHPMVFARSSSMRKKADRSILLLVMQATDNSLTTYLKRGPFGKTMTSRQGRGEPNPTWIPIGNKVARLLAKRIGGYPQGTIGDVVNRPMTGHFIGGCVIGDSPDAGVVDPYQRLFGHPGLHVVDGSTISANLGVNPSLTITAQAERAMAFWPNKGEQDARPPLGAPYRRIDAIRPGNPIVPASAPGALHLPIVEV from the coding sequence ATGAACCACTATGACGTATTGATCATCGGATCGGGCTTCGGCGGCAGCGTCAGCGCGCTGCGGCTGTCGGAGAAGGGATACCGGGTCGGCGTCCTCGAACAGGGCCGCAGGTGGAAGCCGGAGGACTTCCCGGACACCGACTGGGATGTGCGCAATACGAACTGGGCTCCCAAGCTGGGATGCACCGGGCCACAACAGATCACCGCGCTCAACGACACCGTCGTCCTGTCGGCGGTCGGTGTCGGCGGCGGATCGCTGATCTACGGCAACACCCTCTACGAGCCGCTCGATCAGTTCTTCACCGATCCCCAGTGGGCGCACATCACCGACTGGCGATCGGAGCTGGCCCCGTACTACGACCAGGCCAAACGCATGCTGGGGGTGGCGCCCAATCCACGGGTGACCGCGGCCGACGAGGCTTTTCGTGAGGTGGCCGAGGAACTCGGGGTCGCCGATACCTTCCACCTCACCAATGTCGGCGTGTTCTTCGGCGAGCCGGGTGTCACCGTCGACGATCCGTTCTTCGGCGGCGTCGGCCCGCGGCGTGCGGGCTGTATCGAATGCGCCCGGTGTTTCCTCGGCTGCCCGCACAATTCGAAGAACACCCTGGAAACCAACTACCTGTACCTCGCGGAGCAGGCGGGTGCGACGATCCATCCGTTGACCACGGTGACTCAGGTGTCGCCGCGATCCGGTGGCGGATATGCCGTCGAGACGACGGATACGGTCCGGGCCCGGAGGCGAATCCGAAAGGCTCGCACGACATTCACCGCCGATCAGGTGATCTTCTCCGCCGCCGCCCTCGGCACTCAGCGTCTCCTGCACAAGTTCCGCGACAACGGCTCACTGCCGGACATCTCTCCCCGGCTGGGCGAGCTGACCAGGACGAATTCCGAGTCGATTCTCGTCGCCACCGCGCGCGACCGCGACGACTTCGCCAATGGCGTCGTCATCACTTCGTCGATCCATCCGGAACCGGACACCCACATCGAGGCGTTCCGTCGCAGCACCGGCTCGGGTGCGATGTTCGGCATGGCGACGCCCCTGGTCGACGGCGGTGCGCATCGGTTGCGGCGCTGGCTGGTCATGAACCTGCGTCACCCGATGGTGTTCGCGCGATCGTCGAGTATGCGCAAGAAGGCGGATCGTTCGATCCTGCTGCTGGTCATGCAGGCCACCGACAACTCGCTCACGACGTATCTGAAGCGTGGCCCGTTCGGCAAGACGATGACGTCGAGACAGGGCCGGGGCGAACCCAATCCGACCTGGATACCGATCGGCAACAAGGTGGCCCGGCTGCTCGCGAAGCGGATCGGGGGCTATCCGCAGGGCACCATCGGCGACGTGGTCAATCGACCGATGACGGGGCACTTCATCGGTGGCTGCGTGATCGGCGATTCGCCCGATGCCGGGGTGGTCGATCCGTATCAGCGTCTGTTCGGACACCCCGGGCTGCACGTCGTCGACGGGTCGACGATTTCGGCGAATCTCGGCGTGAACCCGTCACTCACCATCACCGCCCAGGCCGAGCGCGCGATGGCGTTCTGGCCCAACAAGGGCGAGCAGGATGCGCGGCCCCCGCTCGGCGCGCCCTATCGGCGCATCGACGCGATCCGGCCCGGGAACCCGATCGTTCCGGCGTCGGCACCGGGCGCCCTGCACCTTCCGATCGTCGAGGTCTGA
- a CDS encoding class I adenylate-forming enzyme family protein, translated as MPTIGSTLRSTAARVPDRTALVFGDTRYSYAELDSRVDRVAGLLAERGLRKGDRLALLASSSDRFVVVFYAAHRLGAIFVPVNPASSALELEYLVRDSGATFLVFDPELGQAVAGARAGGLPDDLRILATGAADGYDDLIAMAMSRPHTPVEDTVTESDDAQILYTSGTTGKPKGALFDHHRVLWTAVSMIGTCGIRDGDRMLHVAPLYHAAELCIMLIPGTLVGATHVVHAKFDAAKALDDLERHRITMFFGVPTMYQFLLRLPDLAQRDLSAWRTGMFGAAPMPPSAVEQLVTALPEVNIMQLCGQTEAGPNGIFCDRDQVRARPDASGRQPLLTMECRVVDTDGNDVEPGDTGELLLRGETVMKGYWNNPEATAETIVDGWLHTGDICRLDADGYMTVVDRLKDLIITGGRNVYSVEVEAAIAAHPDVLDVAVVGRPHEEYGESIVAFVALAPGATLTLEALREFTTALIARYKVPHELVVIEQIPRNPSGKILKRDLRESLNDASV; from the coding sequence ATGCCCACCATCGGATCGACCCTGCGATCGACCGCCGCGCGAGTGCCCGACCGCACCGCGCTGGTCTTCGGTGACACGCGATACAGCTACGCCGAACTCGACAGCCGCGTCGATCGCGTGGCGGGGCTGCTCGCGGAGCGGGGGTTGCGCAAAGGCGACCGCCTCGCACTGCTGGCATCCAGCTCCGACCGGTTCGTGGTGGTCTTCTACGCCGCCCACCGGCTGGGCGCGATCTTCGTTCCGGTCAACCCGGCGTCGTCGGCGCTCGAACTGGAATATCTCGTGCGCGATTCGGGCGCCACGTTCCTGGTCTTCGACCCGGAACTCGGGCAGGCCGTGGCCGGTGCGCGGGCCGGTGGCCTGCCGGACGATCTCCGGATCCTCGCGACAGGTGCGGCCGACGGCTACGACGACCTGATCGCCATGGCGATGTCCCGGCCGCATACGCCGGTGGAAGACACGGTCACCGAATCCGACGACGCCCAGATCCTCTACACCTCGGGCACCACCGGTAAACCCAAGGGCGCCCTGTTCGACCACCATCGCGTGCTGTGGACCGCGGTCTCGATGATCGGCACCTGCGGTATCCGCGACGGCGACCGGATGCTGCACGTCGCGCCGCTGTACCACGCCGCCGAGCTGTGCATCATGCTGATTCCGGGCACGCTGGTCGGCGCCACCCACGTCGTGCACGCGAAGTTCGATGCGGCCAAGGCGCTCGACGACCTCGAACGGCACCGGATCACGATGTTCTTCGGCGTGCCCACCATGTACCAATTCCTGCTGCGCCTGCCCGATCTCGCACAACGCGACCTGTCCGCCTGGCGCACCGGCATGTTCGGTGCGGCGCCCATGCCGCCGAGCGCGGTCGAACAGCTGGTCACCGCCTTGCCGGAGGTCAACATCATGCAGCTCTGCGGACAGACCGAAGCGGGACCCAACGGCATCTTCTGCGATCGTGACCAGGTGCGCGCCCGGCCCGATGCGAGCGGCCGCCAGCCGCTGCTCACCATGGAATGCCGTGTCGTCGACACCGACGGCAACGACGTGGAGCCCGGCGATACGGGTGAACTGCTCCTGCGTGGCGAGACCGTCATGAAGGGGTACTGGAACAATCCCGAGGCGACGGCGGAAACCATCGTCGACGGGTGGTTGCACACCGGGGACATCTGCCGTCTGGATGCCGACGGATATATGACGGTCGTCGATCGCCTCAAGGACCTGATCATCACGGGCGGCCGGAACGTGTACTCGGTGGAGGTCGAGGCCGCGATCGCCGCGCATCCGGATGTGCTCGACGTCGCCGTCGTCGGCCGGCCGCACGAGGAATACGGCGAGAGCATCGTCGCCTTCGTCGCGCTCGCTCCCGGGGCGACGCTGACACTCGAAGCGCTGCGTGAATTCACCACCGCACTCATCGCCCGATACAAGGTTCCGCACGAACTCGTCGTCATCGAGCAGATCCCGCGCAATCCGTCGGGGAAGATTCTCAAGCGCGATCTGCGCGAGTCGCTGAACGACGCTTCCGTATGA
- a CDS encoding lipid-transfer protein has protein sequence MSQRVTVAGVGMIPFTTPRNTETYDVMGEKAVKAALADAGIEYGAVQQAYAGYVYGDSTAGQAALYRVGTSGIPVVNVNNNCSTGSSALFLARQAIEHGVADVVLALGFEQMQRGALAMAYTDRPSPFDSFDTVVHGLQGKSDAPFAAQFFGGAGREYAERYGVDPALFARVAVKARKHAANNPYSVFRDPITVEEVLASPQIYGPLTRLQCCPPTCGAAAAVLVSEEYARKHSLKSDVVIAAQAMTTDFTSTFADNSMMKIVGYDMAKAAAQQVYEAAGVNPADIKVVELHDCFTTNEVLSYEALGLTPEGTAEKFVADGDNTYGGRVVTNPSGGLLSKGHPLGATGLAQCTELVWQLRGAAGLRQVEGASLALQHNIGLGGAAVVTLYEKVG, from the coding sequence ATGAGTCAGCGCGTAACGGTCGCCGGGGTCGGGATGATCCCGTTCACCACGCCACGCAATACCGAGACCTACGACGTGATGGGTGAGAAGGCGGTCAAGGCCGCGCTCGCCGACGCCGGAATCGAGTACGGAGCCGTTCAGCAGGCGTACGCCGGATACGTCTACGGCGATTCCACGGCCGGACAGGCCGCGCTCTACCGGGTCGGGACCAGCGGGATTCCGGTCGTCAACGTGAACAACAACTGCTCGACCGGGTCGTCGGCGCTGTTTCTGGCGCGCCAGGCGATCGAGCACGGTGTCGCCGATGTCGTGCTCGCGCTCGGATTCGAGCAGATGCAGCGCGGGGCGCTGGCCATGGCCTACACCGATCGGCCCTCCCCGTTCGACAGCTTCGACACCGTGGTCCACGGGTTGCAGGGCAAGAGTGACGCCCCGTTCGCCGCGCAGTTCTTCGGCGGCGCGGGCCGCGAGTACGCCGAGCGCTACGGTGTCGACCCGGCGCTGTTCGCGCGGGTCGCGGTGAAGGCACGCAAGCACGCGGCCAACAATCCGTATTCGGTGTTCCGCGATCCCATCACGGTCGAGGAGGTGCTGGCCTCGCCGCAGATCTACGGCCCGCTGACCCGGCTGCAGTGTTGCCCGCCGACCTGCGGCGCCGCCGCCGCGGTGCTGGTGAGCGAGGAATACGCCCGCAAGCACTCGCTGAAGTCGGACGTCGTGATCGCGGCGCAGGCCATGACCACGGACTTCACCTCGACCTTCGCCGACAACTCGATGATGAAGATCGTCGGCTACGACATGGCGAAGGCCGCCGCCCAGCAGGTCTACGAGGCCGCGGGCGTGAATCCCGCCGATATCAAGGTGGTCGAGCTGCACGACTGCTTCACGACCAACGAGGTCCTCAGCTACGAGGCGCTCGGCCTCACCCCCGAGGGCACGGCGGAGAAGTTCGTGGCGGACGGCGACAACACCTACGGCGGGCGGGTGGTCACCAACCCGTCCGGCGGGCTGCTGTCGAAGGGACATCCGCTCGGTGCGACCGGACTCGCGCAGTGCACCGAATTGGTGTGGCAGTTGCGCGGCGCGGCCGGGCTGCGCCAGGTCGAGGGAGCGTCGCTGGCACTGCAGCACAACATCGGCCTCGGCGGCGCCGCCGTCGTGACCCTGTACGAGAAGGTGGGCTGA
- a CDS encoding MaoC family dehydratase N-terminal domain-containing protein, with protein sequence MAIDPAVIGTELPPTELALDAGRLRFFAKAIGETNPVFTDLEAAKTAGHESLPVPPTFLFAIELEQPEPFGWLADIGVDLRHVLHGEQQFTYHSVAHAGDVVTARSTITDVYAKKGGALEFVVKQTAVTRADATPVADLTSVIVVRNPEANR encoded by the coding sequence ATGGCCATCGATCCCGCCGTCATCGGCACCGAGCTGCCACCGACCGAACTCGCCCTCGACGCCGGGCGACTGCGGTTCTTCGCCAAGGCCATCGGCGAGACGAATCCGGTCTTCACCGATCTCGAGGCGGCGAAAACCGCAGGGCACGAGTCACTTCCGGTGCCACCGACCTTCCTGTTCGCGATCGAACTGGAACAACCCGAACCGTTCGGATGGCTCGCCGACATCGGCGTCGATCTGCGCCACGTGCTGCACGGCGAGCAGCAGTTCACTTATCACTCGGTCGCACACGCCGGTGATGTCGTCACCGCGCGGTCGACGATCACCGACGTCTACGCGAAGAAGGGGGGTGCGCTCGAGTTCGTGGTCAAGCAGACCGCCGTGACCCGTGCCGATGCAACCCCGGTCGCCGATCTGACCTCGGTGATCGTCGTACGGAACCCGGAGGCGAACCGATGA
- a CDS encoding MaoC/PaaZ C-terminal domain-containing protein, whose translation MTSTDRISVGTELPPLEIAPISRTTLALFAGASGDHNPMHVDLDVAKSAGLDDVFAHGMLSMAYLGRLLTDWFAPEQIRAYSVRFGAITPVHGQPVATGTVTAIDEVDGERRATLELAVTLTDGTVTLTGQAVVAL comes from the coding sequence ATGACCTCGACCGACCGGATCAGCGTCGGCACCGAACTGCCACCGCTCGAGATCGCGCCGATCTCACGCACCACCCTCGCCCTGTTCGCGGGTGCGTCCGGCGACCACAACCCGATGCACGTCGATCTCGACGTCGCGAAGTCCGCGGGCCTCGACGACGTCTTCGCCCACGGCATGCTCTCGATGGCCTACCTCGGCCGTCTGCTCACCGATTGGTTTGCGCCCGAACAGATCCGCGCGTACTCGGTGCGGTTCGGCGCGATCACGCCGGTGCACGGACAGCCCGTCGCCACCGGGACGGTCACCGCGATAGACGAGGTCGACGGTGAACGCCGCGCCACCCTCGAACTCGCCGTCACCCTCACCGACGGCACCGTCACCCTCACCGGCCAGGCCGTCGTCGCCCTCTGA
- a CDS encoding SDR family NAD(P)-dependent oxidoreductase, translated as MGKLDGKVALVTGSGRGIGREIALKLASDGASVVVNDLDPEPAKETVAAIEALGAKAVAVAGSVTADGFAEEFVQAAVDNFGGLDIIVNNAGYTWDSVVQKMTDEQWDAILDVHLKAPFKILRAAQPVIAGLVKKAKEAGEVVPCRKVVNISSIAGLGGNAGQINYSAAKAGVTGLTKTLAKEWGRYNVTVNTVAFGLIKTRLTEAPADSGGTIDVAGNQIKVGVNPNLLATMEQMIPLGRGGTPAEAAGSVYLLCIPESDYVSAQTLVCGGGFNL; from the coding sequence ATGGGAAAGCTCGACGGCAAGGTCGCCCTCGTCACCGGGTCCGGCCGCGGCATCGGTCGTGAGATCGCGCTCAAACTCGCCTCCGACGGCGCCTCCGTCGTGGTCAACGACCTCGACCCGGAACCCGCCAAGGAGACCGTCGCCGCCATCGAGGCGCTGGGCGCCAAGGCCGTGGCCGTCGCGGGCAGCGTCACCGCCGACGGATTCGCCGAGGAGTTCGTGCAGGCCGCGGTGGACAATTTCGGCGGGCTCGACATCATCGTCAACAACGCCGGTTACACCTGGGACTCGGTCGTTCAGAAGATGACCGACGAGCAGTGGGACGCCATCCTGGACGTCCATCTCAAGGCGCCGTTCAAGATTCTGCGCGCCGCGCAGCCGGTGATCGCGGGCCTGGTCAAGAAGGCGAAGGAAGCGGGCGAGGTGGTGCCCTGCCGCAAGGTGGTCAACATCTCCTCGATCGCCGGTCTGGGCGGCAATGCCGGTCAGATCAACTATTCGGCCGCCAAGGCCGGGGTCACCGGACTCACCAAGACCCTCGCCAAGGAGTGGGGACGCTACAACGTCACCGTCAATACCGTCGCATTCGGCCTGATCAAGACCCGGCTCACCGAGGCCCCGGCCGACAGCGGCGGCACCATCGACGTCGCGGGCAACCAGATCAAGGTCGGCGTCAACCCGAATCTGCTCGCCACCATGGAGCAGATGATTCCGCTCGGCCGCGGCGGCACCCCGGCCGAGGCGGCAGGATCGGTATATCTGCTCTGCATCCCCGAGTCCGACTACGTCAGCGCGCAGACCCTGGTCTGCGGAGGAGGATTCAACCTCTGA
- a CDS encoding enoyl-CoA hydratase/isomerase family protein — protein MIATEIVDGIATITIDRPDRLNALTWETMDRLHEAVVRAADADDVTALVLTGAGRAFSSGFDLIAVDTTVDDLGATIEHQMRANLNPLCQAILNAPVPIVAAVNGPCAGGGLGIALLADVTIAAKSAYFLVPQVESLAIAPDAGATWVLARHVGRARALGMSLTGARISAERAERWGLIWECVEDAELASVARELAANISSTPAASVATRALIDAAFSETPASILDGEARAQRALFRNPAVAERIRQFAQK, from the coding sequence ATGATCGCCACCGAGATCGTCGACGGCATCGCCACGATCACCATCGATCGCCCGGATCGGCTCAACGCACTGACGTGGGAGACGATGGATCGCCTGCACGAGGCCGTCGTGCGCGCCGCGGATGCCGACGATGTCACAGCGCTCGTGCTGACCGGCGCCGGTCGCGCATTCTCCAGCGGGTTCGACCTGATCGCGGTGGACACCACCGTCGACGATCTCGGCGCGACGATCGAACACCAGATGCGGGCGAACCTCAATCCGCTGTGCCAGGCGATCCTGAACGCACCGGTGCCGATCGTCGCGGCGGTCAACGGCCCCTGTGCGGGCGGCGGCCTGGGGATCGCGCTGCTGGCCGATGTCACGATCGCCGCGAAATCGGCGTATTTCCTGGTCCCCCAGGTGGAATCGCTCGCCATCGCACCCGATGCGGGCGCCACCTGGGTCCTCGCCCGCCACGTCGGCCGTGCTCGCGCGCTCGGTATGAGCCTGACGGGCGCCCGCATCAGCGCCGAGCGCGCCGAGCGCTGGGGCCTGATCTGGGAGTGCGTCGAGGACGCCGAATTGGCCTCCGTCGCGCGCGAACTCGCCGCGAATATCTCCTCCACACCGGCGGCCTCGGTGGCGACGCGAGCGCTGATCGATGCGGCGTTCTCGGAAACACCGGCGTCGATCCTCGATGGCGAAGCGCGGGCGCAGCGGGCCTTGTTCCGGAATCCGGCTGTCGCCGAACGCATCAGGCAATTCGCACAGAAGTAG
- a CDS encoding acyl-CoA synthetase, whose product MYLTQSLHRALQREPGRIATICGDRTRTVAESADRIARFAGALRELGVRAGDRVGILALNSDRYHEYYFAVAWIGAVVNPVNIRWSAAEIVYSLEDSDTRVLLVDDAFAKIVPALRDQCPGLATIIFIGDGEAPADALGYEDLVAGGDPVEDTRTGGDALLGIFYTGGTTGSPKGVMLSHDNIVTSGLGALSTGEVVRHGGRMLHAAPMFHLADIAVWTMGNLAGSTHVFIPAFTPAAALNAFAAHAITDVLLVPTMIQMIVDDPTAADHDLTRVEHFVYGASPIAESVLTRARTLFPAAGFTQAYGMTELSPVTTLLSPADHDDPALRRAAGRAVPHAEVRIVDEDDNEVPRGTVGEVVARGDHVMLGYWNQPEATRDAVRDGWMHTGDGGYMDDDGYVFIVDRIKDMIITGGENVYSAEVENALAKHPAVAACAVIGIPDEQWGERVHAVVVPQPGRQVTADDLREHCRTLIANYKVPRSTEFVDALPTSGAGKILKRELRKAYWPSTSRDVQ is encoded by the coding sequence ATGTATCTCACCCAATCACTGCACCGTGCCCTGCAGCGTGAGCCCGGCCGGATCGCCACGATCTGCGGTGATCGCACCCGCACGGTCGCCGAATCGGCCGATCGGATCGCGCGCTTCGCCGGCGCCCTGCGCGAACTCGGCGTGCGGGCCGGAGATCGCGTCGGCATCCTCGCGCTCAATTCCGACCGCTACCACGAGTACTACTTCGCGGTGGCGTGGATCGGCGCGGTGGTGAATCCGGTCAATATCCGCTGGAGCGCGGCGGAGATCGTCTATTCGCTCGAGGATTCCGATACCCGGGTCCTACTCGTGGATGATGCCTTCGCGAAAATTGTTCCCGCACTTCGTGATCAATGCCCAGGACTGGCGACGATCATCTTCATCGGCGACGGTGAGGCGCCCGCCGACGCGCTCGGCTACGAGGATCTCGTGGCCGGTGGCGATCCGGTCGAGGACACCCGCACCGGCGGTGACGCGTTACTCGGCATCTTCTACACCGGTGGCACGACCGGATCGCCCAAGGGGGTCATGCTCAGTCACGACAACATCGTGACCTCGGGTCTGGGAGCACTGTCGACCGGCGAGGTCGTCAGACACGGCGGCCGGATGCTGCACGCCGCACCCATGTTCCACCTCGCCGACATCGCGGTCTGGACGATGGGCAACCTCGCCGGATCCACCCATGTGTTCATCCCGGCCTTCACTCCGGCGGCCGCGTTGAATGCGTTTGCCGCACACGCGATCACCGATGTGTTGCTCGTGCCGACGATGATCCAGATGATCGTCGACGATCCGACCGCCGCCGACCACGACCTCACTCGGGTCGAGCACTTCGTCTACGGCGCGTCACCGATCGCCGAATCCGTGCTCACGCGCGCCCGCACACTCTTCCCTGCCGCCGGTTTCACCCAGGCGTACGGGATGACCGAACTGTCGCCGGTCACGACACTGCTCTCCCCCGCCGATCACGACGATCCGGCGTTACGCAGGGCGGCCGGGCGCGCGGTCCCGCACGCCGAGGTCCGCATCGTCGACGAGGACGACAACGAGGTGCCGCGCGGTACGGTCGGCGAAGTCGTGGCCCGCGGTGATCACGTCATGCTCGGATACTGGAACCAGCCGGAGGCGACCCGCGACGCCGTGCGCGACGGGTGGATGCACACCGGCGACGGCGGCTACATGGACGACGACGGCTACGTGTTCATCGTCGACCGGATCAAGGACATGATCATCACCGGCGGTGAGAACGTCTACTCCGCCGAGGTCGAGAACGCGCTCGCCAAACACCCGGCGGTGGCGGCCTGCGCGGTGATCGGCATTCCCGACGAGCAGTGGGGCGAACGCGTGCACGCCGTCGTGGTCCCCCAGCCCGGCCGGCAGGTCACCGCCGACGACCTCCGCGAACACTGCCGGACACTGATCGCGAACTACAAGGTGCCGCGCAGCACGGAGTTCGTCGATGCCCTCCCGACCTCCGGCGCGGGCAAGATCCTCAAACGCGAACTGCGGAAGGCATATTGGCCGAGCACATCCCGAGACGTCCAGTGA
- a CDS encoding acyl-CoA dehydrogenase family protein has product MPSRPPARARSSNANCGRHIGRAHPETSSDSARDAFGEDYILEYPIARLYADARVQRIRAGADEVMKELIARSL; this is encoded by the coding sequence ATGCCCTCCCGACCTCCGGCGCGGGCAAGATCCTCAAACGCGAACTGCGGAAGGCATATTGGCCGAGCACATCCCGAGACGTCCAGTGACAGCGCGCGCGACGCGTTCGGCGAGGACTATATCCTCGAATATCCGATCGCCCGGCTGTACGCCGATGCCCGGGTCCAGCGGATCCGCGCAGGCGCCGACGAGGTGATGAAGGAGCTGATCGCCCGGTCGCTGTAG